CTTCATTGCATTACCCATTTACTGGCTGATTTGCAATCAGCTCAGCACGAACCTCATGTACcaggccgcggcgctggatATGCCCCTGACCATACCTGCGGAGCTCTTCAACAACATCAACACAGTCACCATGCTTCTATTCTTGGTTCTCTGGGATCAGTGGCTGCTTCCACGCGTGCTGCGGTACCGTGTTCCCTCCGCCTGTCTTCGCATCCTGGCAGGTTTTGCGTGCATGTATGTTTCCATGCTTTGGTGCGGCTTCTTACAGCGCACCATCAACAGCCGTGGCTGCTATGACGGCGAGGACAACTACATTGTCCGCGAAGGTCAACGGAAGCTGTCGGCGGGGTGGCTGGTCATGCCGTACATTCTGCAAGGCTTCGCCTCTGCCTTCGTGGACCCAACTGTGATGGAGGTGGCGTACTACGACGCCCCCGAGCGGATGAAGGGGACCGTGATGGGGCTGTACTGggtcgcctccagcgcgagCGGCTTCCTCGGCTTCGTTCTTTCACCGGTGATGAGGCCGCAgaacgcagcggcgctcttcttctctttcgCTACAGCTCAGATGGCCGTGTCGGTGCTCTTCTACATCATCAACTGCAGCCGCTAAGCGAGTCTCTGCCTCTGCATTGTGTTGTGGGTCACGTGAAGAAGTGCATGTCTTTGTGTTCGTGTAGGCGCACTAGCACCGCCCCGCGCATGCGTAAGCACTCATCCAGATTCGTACGACTAGGCACGTGCCACGTCATGGCGACATCATCACCACTGCCTCCGCTGGTACGTACACCTGCATAGGCCCACggcttcctctcccccttgTGTTTTACATCAAGGCATCTACATCATTAACGGCCGACGAGGCGGGTGTAACCCGAGACGCTGTCATGCCGCCACCTCGACCACCTTTCTCAACCTTCTCTGTGCCACAGTATTCGCTGTGGCAGCAGTGCTCATATTTACCTTTCTGCGTCTTTGGTGCCTCGCCGTTGTGCTCAGGGAAGGAAAGGCGAGGTATAGGCGAGGGGGACGTGTGCAGTGGTGGTATTGCGACCCTTTTCCTTGTCGGCTGCATTGGCACGCGCTCCtgttgcctctctctctgaggTGTAACGACATGCTCATCACACATATGCGTCTCCATTTGCGTTCCCCCTGGTCTTCCGCGACTCGCAGGGTACGTGCGGCAAGATGGTCcacatgcgtgcatgtgtctATGGgtttgccccccccccccttacCCCAAAGGACCAAGAGGCGGATTCCATTATAAGCGTGCTCCGCATTGAAAACGGCTCCGCGTTTCACACATGTGGTTGCGActtgtgcgtcgctgctacACTCTTTTGGTGTCCTAGCGCACGACGGACGTAAAAAGGACACGGCGAAAAGGGAGCCGTGCTCGACTTGACTTTGCCTCGCATTGTCCGTGAGTCCCGTGCTCTTGGCATGCACACCTGTggcccccctccttccccgccACCGCTCTCCATCTCATCACCATCAGCGTGCGTTCATACACACacgtttctctctcccgtcactctcttctctttgtcttgccgcgcgcgcgtacACGCCGGCGTGCCTTCATttctcccttcccttgcCGACGCCGCTCACAAAGCCTCGGTTCCACGCGAGTTGTTTCGAATGGCCGCCACCAAGTCTGCTGTGTCCGCcgcgaagaggaaggcggcgaagaaggTGTCGCGCAAGAGCCCCGAGTACACGACTCTGCGCAAGAGCTGTGCTCCCGGCGCCATCGCGATCATCCTCGCCGGCCGCTTCCGCGGTCGCCGCGCCGTGATCctgaagcagctgccgcacaaCGGCCCGCTGGTCGTGTCTGGCCCGATGAAGTACAATGGCGTCCCCATCCGCCGCATCGACTCCCGCTACGTGatcgccaccagcaccacggTGGACATCTCCAGCGTTGACACGGCGCCCATCACCGCCGAGGTGTTCCAGCGCCCCAAGGCGGAGAAGCCGACCAAGAGCGAGGGCGACTTCATGGGCGACAAGCAGAAGGCTAAGGCGGAGAAGGCTGCCAAGAAGACCTCCAAGGCGGGAAAGAAGACCCTCGTCTCGGACGCGCGCGCCCAGCTGCAGAAGAAGATCGACGCTGccctcatcgccgccatcaAGAAGGACGCTCAGGGCAAGGAGAAGGCCGGCTACCTGCGCTCCGTCTTCACGGTGAAGCCCGGTgatgcgccgcaccgctggaACTGGTAAGCGCAGGACAACCGTACGCGCTCTCGCAGCACGTGCTCGTGCTGTAGCCTCGCTACCCCTAAAGCTTCTCTGGTGAGCCGCAAGCCGACGCGTTTTGCGGTTCTCCCGCAGGCCGTGTGCGTCTTttctattttttttttttttttggtttctTCGCTTCCCttgtgttttgttttgtttcatccgcaacaaacaaaaacgagCGCACATGTCGGTGCATGCGAAACCAGACGCGATCCTCACTCTCATGCGGCCCATCACTCGCGAGTTGTGGGGCGTCCGTAGTCGTTGCTTTTGTCTGGTCTCCCACATGTGCAGTTGTAGGACTCGCACGCGGTAGCTGCACGGCTGGTGCGGTTCCTGTGATGTCTGTTTgtgaccccctcccccgcggcacgcaggcgctgctgtggtcGGCAGGTAGAGGTGTTGTGATGGCGGCGAATGCATGCCGCTGCAGGTACATCTCTTCTCCATTCGTCTTGCGCTACCCTCCATCCtccctcgtctctctccgcTTTTCGTGCGTGTTTTTCGTGACTGTGCCTGCGTGGCGCGAACTGGTTCTCGCTTGTTTCTTCTGTCTTTGTGATGGCAATGAtgctgcacacgcgccgGACTGTGTACTCGTGTAtctgcgtgcacacacacacacacacacacacatgtggatgcccccctcccaccctttcacagaaaaaaaaacgaagtCGATTATTCATGAGCAGCAGTAGTGGGGACGAGTACGACCCGGCAGAGGTGACTGTGCACACAACCGTTGCATCACCCTCTCTCAGTGACACCGTGGTACCCTCAGCGGCCCCGTTCTTGAGGTCAGCAGCGGGGaacgcatccgcagcgacggtcgctgcggcgcctgcCTTGGCCTCTCTTCCAAAGACGGCGGCTTCAGtgctcccctcttcctcctcgccgacCCCGCCCAATACTGGAAACGACGTCGACGGTGGCTACCGCTTGCACAGCAACATCAAGGGCCGCATCCGCTGCCTCACACTCAATACGGCTGGTACGACGCTGTGCGCTGGCAGCGAGGATGGGCAGCTGTGCATGTGGGACTTCACCGTTCCTCTCAAGTCGTATCGCGTGCAGCCAACGCGGGTGCTGACGCCGTTTGTGAACCGTATCTCGGGATTGCAGCCCATTATCGCCTTGACATGCGCGAGCGACGATAGTTACTTTGTCGCCTGCCAGGATGGGGACAGCCCGGTGCTGGTGCGAGCGTCTGGGGAACAGCTGGGGTACTGTGCAATCGGGGAGCGTGGCTTGATGGATGTGATTCAGTGCAAGGGCCATCGCGCACCCGTCACATGCGTCgccgcgcacacccacgacgcagccgccttcTTCACGGGCAGCCAAGACGGCACGGTGCGGCTGTGGAACACCGCCACGTTCAAGCAGAGGAGTGTCTACGCGGTGAAGCACGGATCGGGGCAGCTGACCGACACCCATGCGGTGGAGAGCGTGGCTAGCCTCGACAGCTTCCACAACGGACTGGGCCGCGTTTTTGCCAGCGGAGGGCAGGATGGCCGAGTGCAGATATGGGATAGCAGGGTCAAATATCGTCCCGGCGGGGCCATCGCCACGGTAGACATGtacgctgccgcagcaccggcagggCCTGATAAGGTGACGGAGGACCCCTTCATGGAGAAGCACGTGGGCGGAATGATGGAGCTACACCAAAAGGATGCGGGCGCTTCGAACGCTTCTGGCAGTTACGGGCTTGCCGTACGTCTGGGCAGCGCTGTCAAGATAATCGACCTCCGCCAGCTCTCTCACAGCGATGGTACCACTGCGCCGAAAGCAGTCCTTCAAGAGGCGGCTACCGGGCTGCCCCACGTGCTCGACACGAGCGCTCTGTCGATTGGGCGCGGTGGTGGGTCTTCAACAATGATGACGTGCACAAGCCGTGTCGGCTACAGGCACACCAAGGGCGGCCACGTAGTGCAGTATCGCTACGCGGATGGCGACCGACTTGTTCCGACGCTGGTCTGGCGGGCCGGCAAGCAGGACGAGGATGtcctctgcgcgtgtgcggatATCAGTCGTGCTGACGGCTGTGTCTTTGCCGGCCTCAGCTCTGGCGATGTGGTAGTGCACGGCGCCTTCTCGagtggcgcggcagcaccgcagccCATGGAAGCGTGGCTACAGACGCgcccacagagagaggggtacGAGCGTGCCGTCGGCGTAAAGGCACCGCGAGCGGTCGAGGACGACGCCGATCTGCTGCGCGACCTGTTCTAGGCAAGGCGGCTCTTTGTTGTTTGGCCGCTATTCTCTCGTCGACCCACACGCGAAGACGATCAGGCAGAtaagggaggcggagagaggaggaaaatCCAAGCAAGCTCGTGACGCGCATGTGCGAATGAGGACGTCCTCACAGAGCTCCACCGACTCACTCCCAGACCACGGCGCAAGGCTGCACTGCAGCCCGTATGTAGTGTCCTGCAAGGAGGCATATACGggcacacaagcacggcTTGCGTGATGCGCCGCATGGTTCTGTACCGTATCCGAACTTCATCTCTCTTCCCTGATGCGGACGCGCGTTTcgttttcattttttttcgttgacgcacctttctcttcttctcgccccctccctctctgtctctccctcacacGCCGTCGTTTGACTTGCTGGCTCCATCACGCCCGATTATCGGCTACACCACCAGTGCGCACCAGCTCCACTCAAGACTCCTTTCTTGCCCCGTACAGCCACCCCGTCACgacgagagagcgcgagcgcaCCGATAGAGATCCCTGAGGCGCCGCTTGTTCATCAGCggacgcgtgtgtgtctgtgtgtagaGGGTTGTCAGcactgcctctgcctctcctcaACTTTCTTCACGCCGGCAGGAGAAAGCGACAACGGAAAAAGAGATCGGAGGTCGACCTCGCCTTTCGCGGCAGGCTGCATCGTGCTGAGCCCACACGGCATCCGTTGTTCCCTTCGCGTTTTGTGACAACCGCTACGGCCTCTACAAGCGGCTGCAGTACATCGAAGAGCGCAACCGGGGCGCGTGTGATCGGGGATGCCATGTCATCGCTTGGGGGGTTCCTTCAGAACGCCGCCGAGCCAGCACGCGCGGCCCCCCACCAAGGAGGAGATTGAAGCCTTCATGCTTCGGCACACTGCGCATCTTCCGTTCGTGCTTCACGCAGAGGACCTTCGCCAGGGAGGCGAGAACGACTCGGGCTCATCCGCAGATaacaggcacacacactcagCGCGGTGGATAGCGCCGTACCTTTACACGGGTGCCGATTATGCCCTTGTCCTGGCCGCCTGCTTCCCAAGCCACTGCATCGATCTCTCGCTGCTGAACTGGTCGACAAATCCGCTGCTCTCCCAGCGTCAGGGCAACTTGCGTGTGTTTTGTCAAGCCGCACGCGCGCTAGCGCTCCCggacgcgccgctgtcggcacTACAaccggagctgctgcagagcagcgcggccTGCATTGTAGGGCACCTCAAGGTGCAGCATTGGCTGTACAGTCTCTCACTACGGTTTACGCCTGCTACCAATCACGACGCAGCGACActgcgcgcggtgcaccGGCATCTGCAGTCGGGTGAACCCTACCTAAAGCGAAGGcgcggcgaagacgacgaggatggcgtgtgcgcgtcggTGCGCGACTGCCCGCCCCTGCCGGCTGAGCACCTGCTGCGGTGTGCGCCGGCCCTCACCCCCATCCCCTCTTTCACCGATGCTACCGCATCAGCGCTGCTGTCTTCTACCACCGCTGTTTCTGCTGAGGAGGCAAACCTGAAGgagggcgctgcggcgtctaTCGCGCTAGCCAGCCACTTTGCTGGTGATGCAGCAGAGTTTGCAAAGAAGCAGAAGCCGTGGCTCAACTACAGCAAGCCGTGGTTgttgccgtcgctgcgcgctgcggaggcAAAGAAGACGGcgagcgaggcagcagcggcaaagCGGGCGCAAGAGGAGCGGGAGCGCAACTCTCGGTACACGGCTTTTGTAGCGCAGGCCAAGAATGTGCATGAGCAATACGTGGTGTCGTGtaccgctgcggcagagaagcGGGATCAGCTGCGCGCCATCAAGGCTCTGCTACTGCAGGACATCATGGAGGGAAAAACAGTGGATTTCAAGGACTATGCCGCACGGCTTCGCGAGTGCCACGGAGGCTGATACATTCCAGAGGAGCCAACACTCTTTTGCGGACGCTTCCCTCTGCCCATCGCACCCACGCGCGCTCACTatttcgtgtgcgtgcgcatgtttTGTCTACGCCGTTTATCGAAAAAAAAgcgagcagcacacacgcacacacactcaccaGCCGTACCCATAGACTCCGCATTCGATGATGGTTTGCTTCGCGCCCACGTGTGAGCAGACGCGAAAGAAatcaacgcacgcacatgcgcacaaaCCAACAAAGCAGAAGTGTAAACCACCGACGCTGCGCCGTGTACTCGGTGCTCGCCTTCGTCTGTGTCAGCAACAAGGTGCTGCGCTTGCAGCGATGACAGCGCAGAAACACCCGCCTCTCCCCCGTTTTCCGGTTTCTTGAAAATTGAGCGAAAAACCCTCCGGCACATTTGTGGAGTAACGATCCGCGAAATGGCGCGACATTGTCCCGGCAGCCTCtgcgtctgtctctctgctcaccctcacacgcacacgcacacgccggcctcttcctctcctgtGCAAGCGCTGGAAAGCATGAGACGGATGTGGGGTGGCATGTGCGTGCATATGCCACTGGCAACGCTTCGCCACTTACGCTTCACTTTTTCCGCATGTCCTCATATTCTGCTCTTGTGTGTTGTTGCGCGCCCCTGCTTCGCCCTACGAGGAACTCTGAGCATGGAAAACCCGGTAGAGGCGGCTCCATCGCGGTTGAGAGAGCGCCCTCGGTCTCCATTCTTTGCTCGGCTTTTGCTGCCATTGCTGTCTTGTTATGCGCGCCATTGCGCTGGGACGATACCACTGGCCAGACGCCAGCAAGCGACCCTGACACAGCGGTGGTCGGCGAAGGTTGAGGCAGGGGGAGGAGTAGAGGGTTGCCGCGTTCGTGTCGATCACAGGCTGCGCGGTCCCCAGACGGGTGGAGTTGCGAGGTTTTCTGCTTCTTATCCTCTCCCTGGCGCCAACTGCCGTACGTGAGCCGGACTTCGACGCAAGCGGCTTTGCATCTTTTTTCGCTGCGAGGGGTTCCAGAGCTGATTGTCGTGTGCTGCAGAGCACGATGTACCGGCACGCTGCTTCACGTCAACGATGTGGTGTGTGCGACCACTTCGGCTTTGTCACAGGCACATCCGAGCGTTGGGCTTCGGCGACTGCGCTCGCGTGTCTGCGTCGATCCAAGCATAATCAGCATCCCACGCAGCAGGAGCGTGTACATGCGATTCCCAATTCACGCGCCGTGAAGCTGCGGCGTGCCATGTGGATGCGTATGCACCCAGTGGAGCGGTGGACCTTGCTCGTGGATCTTGGCCGGCGTGGCGCGTACTTGATCGAGAAGCCTGCTCAACTGTCACCGTCGGCAGCTCGTGAAGTGGCAGACAAGTCCACGCCGATCTCCAGCGACAACCGTGGCAGCGCATCGGTGCTAGGGAGTGCAGACCCAAAGGTGCGCTTCACACCGGAGGCGACAGAGGCACATCGGCAGCTGTGCCATACGCTGCCCTACGCCGCACGCCTTCATCTCTGCCTTTCGGTGCTTCTGTGGATCCGCTGCTTGCAGGATGTGCAGGACACACTGGCAcgggtgcggctgccgtttgccgcggtgcggcgcccAGAGCGATACGCCGTGGCGGACGTCTTCCCTACCCGCTTGAGGGAATACTGGGTcgacgcgcacaccaccgtATCGACAAAGATGAGCGCGCAGCTGAACTCGACGGCGGAGCAGATCccggcgccgcacgcgtGGGACGCCGAGACGTCGGAGACCATCGAAGACGCAGCGACAGAGGCCACAATGACGTTGGATGCCGGCCGCGTGTTGCATGGGCGCCACCAAGCCCGCCGAAGCGGAAAGACGCTGTTGCACCAGGTACAGgggctgcagccgcgggcGAGTGCTGAGGACGACATAGCAGCTCGACTGACGAGCACAGGGTCGCCGAGTGGTcgccgacgtcgccgccgtcggctgcCGAGTGCATCGTCGCTAGCGCCCAATGCCCTCTCTGTGGAGTCGGCCCCCGCGTCTTCGGCGTGGCCGGGCTCACTTGAGTTTGCCTCTGATGCATCTCGCCACGTGCCGCCGGTGTCGCTGGAGCCGGAGCCGCTCGAGGACGCAGCTTACCACGGCAACGACAACCGCGGCGAGGGCTGCCCTCTGAACCAGGACGGAAAGGCGTCACCGACGCCCATCTTCATCTGCGTCCCACCCGCCATGCAcaatgccgccgccgccagtcCCGGCAGCGCGCTGCCGACCGAGGCGGAGCTTCTCGTGCGGTACTGCGTCATGGCGCACGCTGCGGTTTTATCCAGTCTGTTTATCGAGGGCCGCGTGGTGGACTTCGGCAGCAACCACCCGCTGGTAGTCGCCTATGTGCGGTGGCTGCTCGACGAGCTTGTGCTGGAGCACTTTGTGTCCGTGTCCTTGCTAGCTGAGGCTGAGGTGGCTGGGTACCGACCGTATTATCCACCctggtgctggcgcagtGTGCTCGTGCTGATGCCCCCCAAGCACTGCGGTGGCTACTCAGCCATGCTGCTGCGAGACTGGGCTGCACGCATCGTACAGGCAGCCCCCTGTTCTGTAGTGGTGGAAGGCAATGCCGGTGCAGGGTAcgtggagcagctgaaggCGGAGGTGCGACTGCTTCAAAGCGCTCTTGATGACGCAGAGGGCATGAGGGCAGTGgcgtgggtggcggtgggcgTTACGGTTCCCGTGGAAACTGCGCCAAGAGggagcgccgccagcgctgctggggCAGCTGCCAGTGACAGCAACCACAACGACAAAGCGGAAGCGAAGGTGTCGCAGTTTCGACCGCAGCACTGCCCTAGGGCCGCTCCCTCGTTATCCACGTTCATCTCCGAGGCCAGCTTGGCATCGATTCGGTGGTTAGGCGAGTGGCTCAAGCCAGGGTTATCGGAAGCGGCTGCTCACAGCACTTCCCGTCAAGCGGCCTTTctcgaggcggtgcgggagACGCTGGAGGATCGCTTCTACACCTGCGAGGTACTCTACTCCCCAGCCCAGTCGTGCCTGAACCCCTACCGCTTTGAGCGATgggtgctggagcagcttcCCGGCAATGTGCGCGTGGTCGGCATCAACACATCCCCTCTTGATGTACTGTACTTCTTTCCTCAGGGTGTGTTTCTGAGCCAGAAGGTGGG
The DNA window shown above is from Leishmania major strain Friedlin complete genome, chromosome 33 and carries:
- a CDS encoding putative 60S ribosomal protein L6, producing MAATKSAVSAAKRKAAKKVSRKSPEYTTLRKSCAPGAIAIILAGRFRGRRAVILKQLPHNGPLVVSGPMKYNGVPIRRIDSRYVIATSTTVDISSVDTAPITAEVFQRPKAEKPTKSEGDFMGDKQKAKAEKAAKKTSKAGKKTLVSDARAQLQKKIDAALIAAIKKDAQGKEKAGYLRSVFTVKPGDAPHRWNW